From a region of the Bradyrhizobium sp. KBS0727 genome:
- a CDS encoding lysylphosphatidylglycerol synthase domain-containing protein, translating to MLEAIRRAISFLRQKQVLHKLGVVISIAVIGIACYVLYHMLRGIDSNEVIEAIKSTEPRQIWLAALFVAAGYFTLTFYDWFAVRAIGHGNIPYRVNALAAFTSYSIGHNVGASVFTGGAVRYRIYSAWGLNAIDVAKICFLAGLTFWLGNAAVLGLGIAYHPEAAASIDQLPPWLNRVAAFAIIVALVGYVVWVWTQPRGVGRGPWTVTLPGGPLTLLQIVIGIVDLGFCALAMYVLVPDEPNLGFVVVAVIFVSATLLGFASHSPGGLGVFDAAMLVGLWQMDREDLLAGMLLFRVLYYIAPFIISVILLTLREVIIGARLKRLRQMTPGPAAEPRHEAVYVRERGDSGA from the coding sequence ATGCTGGAAGCAATACGCAGGGCGATCTCGTTTCTGCGCCAGAAGCAAGTCCTGCATAAACTCGGGGTTGTGATCAGCATCGCGGTCATCGGGATCGCTTGTTACGTGCTCTATCACATGCTGCGCGGCATCGACTCCAACGAGGTGATCGAGGCCATCAAGAGCACGGAGCCGCGCCAGATATGGCTGGCGGCCCTGTTCGTGGCGGCGGGCTATTTCACGCTGACGTTTTACGACTGGTTCGCGGTGCGCGCGATCGGCCACGGCAACATCCCCTACCGCGTCAACGCGCTGGCCGCCTTCACCTCCTATTCGATCGGCCATAACGTCGGCGCCAGCGTCTTCACCGGCGGCGCGGTCCGCTACCGGATCTATTCGGCTTGGGGCCTGAACGCGATCGACGTTGCCAAGATCTGCTTCCTCGCCGGCCTGACGTTCTGGCTCGGCAACGCCGCGGTGCTGGGACTGGGCATCGCCTACCATCCGGAAGCCGCCGCCTCGATCGACCAGCTGCCGCCCTGGCTCAACCGCGTCGCAGCGTTCGCGATCATCGTGGCCCTGGTGGGATACGTGGTCTGGGTCTGGACCCAGCCGCGCGGCGTCGGCCGCGGACCGTGGACCGTGACGCTGCCGGGCGGCCCGCTGACCTTGCTGCAGATCGTGATCGGCATCGTCGATCTCGGGTTCTGCGCGCTGGCGATGTATGTGCTGGTGCCGGACGAGCCCAATCTCGGCTTCGTCGTCGTCGCCGTCATTTTCGTCTCGGCGACGCTGTTGGGCTTTGCCAGCCATTCGCCCGGGGGGCTCGGGGTGTTCGACGCCGCCATGCTGGTCGGCCTGTGGCAGATGGACCGGGAAGACCTGCTCGCCGGGATGCTGTTGTTCCGGGTGCTCTATTATATTGCGCCTTTCATCATATCTGTAATCTTGCTGACGCTTCGGGAGGTTATCATCGGCGCGCGACTCAAGCGGCTGCGCCAGATGACGCCTGGCCCGGCCGCCGAGCCGAGGCATGAGGCGGTCTATGTGCGCGAACGCGGCGACTCCGGCGCCTGA
- the boxB gene encoding benzoyl-CoA 2,3-epoxidase subunit BoxB produces MAMNFMNVDYSTKIPNNVNLSEDRQVLKALEGWHPGYMDWWSDMGPEGFQQSLVYLRTAYSVDPRGWAKFDYVKMPEYRWGILLAPQEENRVIPFGENFGKPAWQEVPGEHRATLRRLIVIQGDTEPASVEQQRHLGKTAPSLYDLRNLFQVNVEEGRHLWAMVYLLQKYFGRDGREEADDLLRRRSGDADSPRMLGAFNEATPDWLSFFMFTYFTDRDGKMQLHSLAQSGFDPLSRTCRFMLTEEAHHMFVGETGISRVVQRTCEAMKEAGITDPTDIAKVRALGVIDLPTIQKKLHLHYSLSLDLFGSEVSTNAANAFNAGIKGRYKETQIDDDHQLKSATYPVLKLVDGVIKRVDEPALTALNMRLRDDYTQDCVKGMLRWNKIISLAGYHFKLTLPNVAFHRQIGEFRDIHATPEGVLIDDATWNQRKGEWLPSSADGDFIASLMKPVTEAGQYASWIAPPKVGIDNKPGDFEYVKIDT; encoded by the coding sequence GTGGCCATGAACTTCATGAACGTCGATTACTCAACCAAGATTCCCAACAACGTGAATCTCAGTGAAGATCGCCAGGTGCTGAAGGCGCTGGAGGGCTGGCATCCCGGCTATATGGACTGGTGGAGCGACATGGGACCGGAAGGTTTCCAGCAGTCGCTGGTTTACCTGCGCACCGCCTATTCGGTCGATCCGCGCGGCTGGGCCAAGTTCGACTACGTCAAGATGCCGGAATATCGCTGGGGCATCCTCCTTGCTCCGCAAGAAGAGAACCGCGTCATTCCCTTCGGCGAGAACTTTGGCAAGCCGGCCTGGCAGGAAGTGCCCGGCGAACACCGCGCCACGCTGCGCCGCCTGATCGTGATCCAGGGCGACACCGAGCCGGCCTCGGTCGAACAGCAGCGCCATCTCGGCAAGACCGCGCCATCGCTCTACGACCTGCGCAACCTGTTCCAGGTCAATGTCGAGGAAGGCCGCCATCTCTGGGCGATGGTTTATCTCTTGCAGAAATATTTCGGCCGCGACGGCCGCGAGGAAGCCGATGATTTGCTGCGGCGCCGCTCCGGCGATGCGGATTCGCCGCGCATGCTCGGCGCCTTCAACGAGGCGACGCCGGACTGGCTGTCGTTCTTCATGTTCACCTACTTCACCGACCGCGACGGCAAGATGCAATTGCATTCGCTGGCGCAGTCCGGCTTCGATCCGCTGTCGCGCACCTGCCGCTTCATGCTGACCGAAGAGGCGCATCACATGTTCGTCGGCGAGACCGGCATCAGCCGCGTCGTGCAGCGCACCTGCGAGGCGATGAAGGAGGCCGGGATCACCGATCCCACCGATATCGCCAAGGTCCGCGCGTTGGGGGTCATCGACCTGCCGACGATTCAGAAGAAGCTGCATCTGCATTATTCGCTGTCGCTCGATCTGTTCGGCTCGGAAGTCTCGACCAATGCGGCGAACGCCTTCAATGCCGGCATCAAGGGCCGCTACAAGGAAACCCAGATCGACGACGATCACCAACTGAAGAGCGCGACCTATCCGGTGCTCAAGCTGGTCGACGGCGTGATCAAGCGCGTCGACGAGCCGGCGCTGACCGCGCTCAACATGCGGCTGCGCGACGACTACACGCAGGACTGCGTCAAGGGCATGCTGCGCTGGAACAAGATCATTTCGCTGGCCGGCTATCACTTCAAGCTGACGCTGCCGAACGTCGCGTTCCATCGCCAGATCGGCGAGTTCAGGGATATCCATGCTACGCCCGAAGGCGTGCTGATCGACGATGCCACCTGGAACCAGCGCAAGGGCGAATGGCTGCCGTCATCCGCCGACGGCGACTTCATCGCTTCGCTAATGAAGCCTGTGACCGAAGCCGGCCAGTACGCGTCCTGGATCGCGCCGCCCAAGGTCGGCATCGACAACAAGCCCGGCGATTTCGAGTATGTGAAGATCGATACGTGA
- the boxC gene encoding 2,3-epoxybenzoyl-CoA dihydrolase, translated as MAGEDRVLAGGAKFIDFQTDPSRYRHWKVAVDGDTATLTMDVDENAGLFEGYQLKLNSYDLGVDIELADAVQRLRFEHPEVKVVVMRSGKNRVFCAGANIRMLAGSTHAHKVNFCKFTNETRNGLEDSSENSGQRFITVVNGTAAGGGYELALATDHIILADDGTAAVSLPEVPLLAVLPGTGGLTRVVDKRKVRRDHADFFCTIEEGIKGKRAVQWRLVDEIAPNSKLEAKVAERAREFAGLSKRNGSGKGIVLTPLTRTIDDTSIRYGFVSVDIDRAARIATISIKAPEAAPPADIDGLIAQGAAFWPLQVARELDDAILHLRINELEIAMLLFKSHGDRANVIAGDTFLEANKAHWLVNEIRQYWKRVLKRIDVTSRTLVTLVEPGSCFVGTLAELVFAADRSYMLIGQKQGDNREPPSIELTAMNFGPYPMSHGLTRLQSRFQADPADLDRAQATIGTSLDAEEAEELGLVTFALDDIDWDDEVRVFLEERTSFSPDGLTGMEANLRFVGPETMESKIFSRLTAWQNWIFQRPNAVGENGALRRYGTGQKAQFDMTRV; from the coding sequence ATGGCTGGCGAAGATCGCGTCCTCGCAGGCGGCGCAAAATTCATCGATTTTCAAACCGATCCGTCGCGCTACCGGCACTGGAAGGTCGCGGTCGATGGCGACACGGCCACGCTGACCATGGACGTCGATGAGAATGCCGGGCTGTTCGAAGGCTACCAGCTCAAGCTGAATTCCTACGATCTCGGCGTCGACATCGAACTCGCCGACGCCGTGCAGCGGCTGCGTTTCGAGCACCCGGAAGTGAAGGTCGTCGTGATGCGCTCGGGCAAGAACCGGGTATTTTGCGCCGGCGCCAATATCCGCATGCTGGCGGGCTCCACGCACGCCCACAAGGTCAACTTCTGCAAATTCACCAACGAGACCCGTAACGGCCTCGAAGATTCCTCTGAAAACTCCGGACAGCGCTTCATCACCGTGGTCAACGGCACCGCGGCCGGTGGCGGCTATGAACTGGCGCTGGCCACCGATCACATCATCCTCGCCGACGATGGCACCGCCGCGGTATCGCTGCCGGAAGTGCCGCTGCTGGCGGTGCTGCCGGGCACCGGCGGACTGACCCGCGTGGTCGACAAGCGCAAGGTGCGCCGCGACCATGCCGATTTCTTCTGCACCATCGAGGAAGGCATCAAGGGCAAGCGTGCCGTGCAATGGCGGCTGGTCGACGAGATCGCGCCGAACAGCAAACTCGAGGCCAAGGTCGCCGAACGCGCCAGGGAATTTGCCGGCCTTTCGAAGCGCAACGGCAGCGGTAAGGGCATCGTGCTGACCCCGCTCACCCGCACCATCGACGACACCTCGATCCGCTACGGTTTCGTCAGCGTCGACATCGATCGCGCGGCCCGGATCGCGACCATCTCGATCAAGGCGCCGGAGGCCGCACCCCCGGCCGATATCGACGGCCTGATCGCGCAGGGGGCCGCGTTCTGGCCGCTGCAGGTCGCGCGCGAACTTGACGATGCGATCCTGCATCTGCGTATCAACGAACTCGAAATCGCGATGCTGCTGTTCAAGTCGCATGGCGATCGCGCCAATGTCATCGCCGGCGACACTTTCCTCGAGGCCAACAAGGCGCACTGGCTGGTCAACGAGATCAGGCAATACTGGAAGCGGGTGCTGAAGCGCATCGATGTCACCTCGCGCACGCTGGTGACGCTGGTCGAGCCCGGTTCCTGCTTCGTCGGCACACTGGCCGAACTCGTGTTCGCCGCCGACCGCTCCTACATGCTGATCGGCCAGAAGCAGGGCGACAACCGCGAACCACCGTCGATCGAACTCACCGCGATGAATTTCGGCCCCTATCCGATGAGCCACGGGCTGACCCGGCTGCAGTCGCGCTTCCAGGCCGACCCTGCTGATCTCGACCGCGCCCAAGCCACCATCGGCACCAGTCTCGATGCCGAGGAGGCCGAGGAACTCGGCCTCGTCACCTTCGCGCTCGACGATATCGACTGGGACGACGAGGTGCGGGTGTTTCTTGAAGAACGCACGAGCTTCTCGCCCGACGGCCTCACCGGCATGGAAGCGAACTTACGCTTCGTCGGACCCGAGACCATGGAATCGAAAATCTTCTCGCGCCTGACGGCGTGGCAGAACTGGATTTTTCAGCGCCCTAATGCAGTCGGCGAAAACGGCGCGCTGCGCCGCTACGGCACCGGGCAAAAGGCGCAGTTCGATATGACTCGAGTGTAA
- the pstC gene encoding phosphate ABC transporter permease subunit PstC, with translation MAVQGDVMEAAAGPYDRARALSAFKFGDITFYWITRACAISVLLILGGIILSLIVGAWPAMKEYGFAFLYTSRWAPSADPPVLGALGPIYGTLVTSVIAMMIAIPVGLGIAVFLTEICPLWMRRPIGLAIELLAGIPSIIYGMWGFFVLGPFLANTFQPFMIKIFDGVPVLGSIFAGPPSYLSLFNAALILAIMVLPFITSISVDVFKTVPPVLKEAAYGVGCTTWEVVRNVVIPYTRVGVIGGIMLALGRALGETMAVTFIIGNSFKISSSIFAPGTTISAAIASEFAESDGLHQSGLILLGLLLFVLTFFVLSAARLMLMRLEKKAGN, from the coding sequence ATGGCGGTTCAAGGCGACGTAATGGAAGCGGCTGCTGGACCTTACGATCGTGCCCGGGCCCTCAGCGCCTTCAAGTTCGGCGATATCACCTTCTACTGGATCACCCGCGCCTGCGCGATTTCGGTGCTCCTCATTCTCGGCGGCATCATCCTCTCCCTGATCGTGGGCGCCTGGCCCGCGATGAAGGAATACGGTTTCGCCTTCCTGTACACCTCGCGTTGGGCGCCGTCCGCCGATCCGCCGGTGCTCGGCGCGCTCGGCCCGATCTACGGCACGCTGGTCACCTCCGTGATCGCGATGATGATCGCGATCCCCGTCGGTCTCGGCATCGCGGTGTTCCTGACCGAGATCTGCCCGCTCTGGATGCGCCGCCCGATCGGGCTCGCCATCGAACTGCTCGCCGGCATTCCCTCCATCATCTACGGCATGTGGGGCTTCTTCGTGCTCGGCCCGTTCCTGGCCAACACGTTCCAGCCGTTCATGATCAAGATCTTCGACGGCGTCCCCGTGCTGGGATCGATCTTCGCCGGTCCGCCGTCCTATCTCTCGCTATTCAACGCCGCGCTGATTCTCGCGATCATGGTGCTGCCGTTCATCACCTCGATCTCGGTCGACGTCTTCAAGACGGTGCCGCCGGTCTTGAAGGAAGCCGCCTATGGCGTCGGCTGCACCACCTGGGAAGTCGTCCGCAACGTCGTCATCCCCTACACCAGGGTCGGCGTCATCGGCGGCATCATGCTGGCGCTCGGCCGCGCGCTCGGCGAGACCATGGCGGTCACCTTCATCATCGGCAATTCGTTCAAGATCTCGTCCTCGATCTTCGCGCCGGGCACCACGATCTCGGCGGCGATCGCCTCCGAATTCGCCGAGAGCGACGGGCTGCACCAGTCCGGGCTGATCCTGCTCGGCCTGCTGCTGTTTGTGCTGACCTTCTTCGTGCTCTCGGCCGCGCGGCTGATGCTGATGCGGCTGGAAAAGAAGGCGGGGAACTGA
- the pstS gene encoding phosphate ABC transporter substrate-binding protein PstS, with protein sequence MNFIKTIVAAGLVAASTSAFAADITGAGATFPFPIYSKWADAYKKETGNGLNYQSIGSGAGIKQIQAKTVTFGATDAPLKAEVLEKDGLVQWPMVMGAIVPVVNLEGIKPGELVLSGEVLGDIYLGKITKWNDVAIAKLNPSLKLPADAITVVRRSDGSGTTFNFTDYLSKSNAEWKTKVGSGTAVEWPAGVGAKGNEGVAGNIGQTKNAIGYVEYAYAKQNKLTYTALINKGGKTVQPTIAAFQAAASNADWAKAPGYYVILTDQPGDTSWPITAATFILMHKDATDKAASQEAIKFFKWSFEKGGKMAEELDYIPMPDSVVKLIEKTWSADIKS encoded by the coding sequence ATGAATTTCATCAAGACAATCGTCGCTGCCGGCCTGGTCGCCGCTTCGACGTCGGCCTTCGCGGCCGATATCACCGGCGCGGGCGCCACCTTCCCGTTTCCGATCTATTCGAAGTGGGCTGACGCCTACAAAAAGGAGACCGGCAACGGTCTGAACTACCAGTCGATCGGGTCCGGCGCCGGCATCAAGCAGATCCAGGCCAAGACCGTCACCTTCGGCGCCACCGACGCGCCGCTCAAGGCCGAAGTGCTCGAAAAGGACGGCCTGGTGCAGTGGCCGATGGTGATGGGCGCGATCGTCCCCGTCGTGAACCTCGAAGGCATCAAGCCGGGCGAGCTGGTGCTGTCAGGCGAAGTGCTCGGCGACATCTATCTCGGCAAGATCACCAAGTGGAACGACGTCGCGATTGCCAAGCTCAATCCGAGCCTGAAGCTGCCCGCCGACGCCATCACCGTGGTGCGCCGCTCCGACGGTTCGGGCACCACCTTCAACTTCACCGACTATCTGTCGAAGTCGAACGCCGAGTGGAAGACCAAGGTCGGCTCCGGCACCGCGGTCGAATGGCCGGCGGGCGTCGGCGCCAAGGGCAATGAAGGCGTTGCCGGCAATATCGGCCAGACCAAGAACGCGATCGGTTACGTCGAATATGCCTACGCCAAGCAGAACAAGCTGACCTACACCGCGCTGATCAACAAGGGCGGCAAGACCGTGCAGCCGACCATCGCAGCGTTCCAGGCGGCCGCTTCCAACGCCGACTGGGCCAAGGCGCCCGGCTACTACGTGATCCTGACCGACCAGCCCGGCGATACCTCCTGGCCGATCACGGCCGCGACCTTCATCCTGATGCACAAGGATGCGACCGACAAGGCAGCGTCCCAGGAAGCCATCAAGTTCTTCAAGTGGTCGTTCGAGAAGGGCGGCAAGATGGCTGAAGAGCTCGACTACATCCCGATGCCGGACTCGGTCGTCAAGCTGATCGAAAAGACCTGGTCGGCTGACATCAAGAGCTAA
- a CDS encoding ATP-binding protein, whose amino-acid sequence MAIDDSSSSTFFAPWPDRLRHAAIILLVAAIALSVLVVLAELSAARAAAVFLCIAAAALVPWRLHNAVASREDVRGVNPVEAAAVSAVVAGMPDPAVLLDRAGRVLHLNAAAAQLAPALRKNELAQFALRSPEIITALREAIATTEPRRATYLDHVPVDRWMELIITPVPVPTLFGGTDKCMLMTFHDQTPLRRVEEMRADFVANASHELRTPLAALSGFIDTLQGPAKDDAKARERFLGIMHAQATRMARLIDDLLSLSRVELSAHVRPDTSVDLVPIIRQVADGLEPLARERQVAIEIDLPEPPVTIAGDREELLRLFENLIENALKYGASGGRVIVSLVRANSGEGAPEVRVLVRDFGPGIAPEHLPRLTERFYRVDVGDSRAQGGTGLGLSLVKHIVNRHRGRLLIESVPKNGATFTACFPQAKTPAPV is encoded by the coding sequence ATGGCGATAGACGATTCCTCCTCATCCACCTTCTTTGCGCCGTGGCCGGACCGCCTGCGCCATGCGGCCATTATTCTGCTGGTCGCGGCCATTGCGCTTTCGGTGCTGGTGGTGTTGGCCGAGCTCTCGGCGGCGCGCGCCGCTGCGGTGTTCCTCTGCATCGCGGCCGCAGCCCTGGTGCCGTGGCGGCTGCATAACGCGGTCGCCTCTCGCGAGGATGTCCGCGGCGTCAATCCGGTCGAGGCCGCTGCCGTCAGCGCCGTGGTGGCCGGGATGCCGGATCCGGCCGTGCTGCTCGACCGCGCCGGCCGCGTGCTGCATCTCAACGCCGCGGCCGCCCAGCTCGCGCCGGCGCTGCGCAAGAACGAACTGGCCCAGTTCGCGCTGCGCTCGCCCGAGATCATCACTGCGCTGCGCGAGGCGATCGCGACCACCGAGCCGCGCCGGGCGACCTATCTCGACCACGTGCCGGTCGATCGCTGGATGGAGCTGATCATCACGCCGGTGCCGGTTCCGACGCTGTTCGGCGGCACCGACAAATGCATGCTGATGACCTTCCACGACCAGACGCCGCTGCGGCGGGTCGAGGAAATGCGCGCCGATTTCGTTGCCAATGCCAGCCACGAGCTGCGCACGCCGCTGGCCGCGCTGTCGGGCTTCATCGATACGCTGCAGGGGCCGGCCAAGGATGACGCCAAGGCGCGCGAGCGCTTCCTCGGCATCATGCACGCGCAGGCGACGCGGATGGCGCGGCTGATCGACGACCTGCTGTCGCTGTCGCGGGTCGAGTTGTCGGCCCATGTCCGACCCGACACCTCGGTCGATCTGGTGCCGATCATCCGCCAGGTCGCCGACGGGCTGGAGCCGCTGGCGCGCGAACGCCAGGTCGCGATCGAGATCGACCTGCCGGAGCCGCCGGTGACGATCGCCGGCGACCGCGAGGAGCTGCTGCGGCTGTTCGAAAACCTGATCGAGAACGCGCTGAAATACGGCGCGTCGGGCGGCCGGGTGATCGTTTCCCTGGTCCGGGCGAATTCCGGCGAGGGCGCGCCGGAAGTGCGCGTGCTGGTGCGCGATTTCGGCCCCGGCATTGCGCCGGAACACCTGCCGCGGCTGACCGAGCGCTTCTACCGGGTCGATGTCGGCGACAGCCGCGCGCAGGGTGGAACCGGGCTCGGTTTATCGCTGGTGAAACATATTGTTAACCGCCATCGCGGCCGGCTTTTGATCGAAAGCGTGCCCAAAAACGGCGCCACCTTTACCGCCTGTTTTCCCCAGGCGAAGACCCCGGCGCCGGTATAA
- a CDS encoding OmpA family protein, translating to MHGLFRWSSKWWPGVIPLVVFWAIAAWTSTEPLEADLVQRSTAALKDTVLDKTRIAVEGRDVTFAADAFSEDGRQSAVASVEAVPGVRLVNDETRLVPEAKPFVWSAERDVVRVTLSGSSPLPAIKGKLTEAARANLGGVEVVDRMNLSRGAPQRFDNAALLLLDQIGKLKDGKITLSDTKVSLSGMARDLGGREAISAALKNLPEGFSVAANDVKAPPYIFQAYKDPVAVTLTLTGYVPDNNVHAALVAAAGRKFFSEKVVDNLKASVGAPAGFANAVVPALGALSRLSTGTLVVSDREVKLSGDALYEAAANQIRAGLGKDFPQGWQFKPEISVKPAAAPVDATVCQQLFAELLGKARIRFESGKADIVADSAGLLDRLIETALRCPNANIEIAGHTDTDGDEAANQTLSEKRAQAVTDYLVKAGLAANRFMPVGYGSTQPIAGNDTEDGKAQNRRIDFVVR from the coding sequence ATGCACGGACTTTTCAGGTGGAGTAGCAAATGGTGGCCGGGGGTGATTCCGCTGGTCGTCTTTTGGGCTATCGCGGCCTGGACCAGCACCGAACCGCTGGAAGCCGATCTGGTGCAGCGTTCGACCGCCGCACTGAAGGATACCGTGCTCGACAAGACGCGCATCGCGGTCGAAGGCCGCGACGTGACGTTCGCGGCGGATGCGTTTTCGGAAGACGGCCGTCAGAGCGCGGTTGCTTCGGTGGAAGCCGTACCGGGCGTGCGACTCGTCAATGACGAAACCCGTCTCGTTCCCGAAGCCAAGCCGTTCGTCTGGTCGGCCGAGCGCGACGTCGTCCGGGTGACGCTGTCGGGCAGTTCGCCGCTGCCGGCGATCAAGGGCAAGCTGACGGAGGCCGCGCGCGCCAATCTCGGCGGCGTCGAGGTCGTCGACCGCATGAACCTGTCGCGCGGCGCGCCACAGCGTTTCGACAACGCTGCGCTGTTGCTGCTCGACCAGATCGGCAAGTTGAAGGACGGCAAGATCACGCTGTCGGATACCAAGGTCAGCCTGTCGGGCATGGCGCGCGATCTCGGCGGCAGGGAAGCGATATCAGCCGCGCTGAAAAATCTTCCCGAAGGGTTTTCGGTGGCGGCCAACGACGTCAAGGCGCCGCCTTATATCTTCCAGGCCTACAAGGATCCGGTGGCGGTGACGCTGACGCTGACCGGCTACGTGCCCGACAACAATGTCCATGCGGCGCTGGTGGCGGCGGCGGGACGCAAGTTCTTCAGCGAAAAGGTGGTCGACAATCTCAAGGCGAGCGTCGGCGCACCGGCCGGATTCGCCAATGCGGTGGTGCCCGCGCTGGGCGCGCTGTCGCGGCTGTCGACCGGCACGCTGGTGGTCAGCGACCGCGAGGTGAAGCTGTCGGGCGACGCGCTGTATGAAGCCGCCGCCAACCAGATCCGCGCCGGCCTCGGCAAGGATTTCCCGCAAGGTTGGCAGTTCAAGCCGGAAATCTCGGTCAAGCCGGCCGCGGCGCCGGTCGACGCCACCGTCTGCCAGCAACTGTTCGCCGAATTGCTCGGCAAGGCCCGGATCCGGTTTGAATCGGGCAAGGCCGATATCGTGGCGGATTCCGCCGGACTGCTCGATCGCCTGATCGAAACCGCGCTACGCTGCCCGAACGCCAATATAGAGATTGCCGGACATACCGATACCGATGGCGACGAAGCGGCCAACCAGACGCTGTCGGAGAAGCGGGCGCAGGCGGTCACCGATTATCTGGTCAAAGCGGGGCTGGCGGCGAACCGTTTCATGCCGGTCGGCTATGGCTCGACGCAGCCGATTGCCGGCAATGATACTGAGGACGGCAAGGCGCAGAACCGCCGCATCGATTTCGTGGTGAGGTGA
- a CDS encoding polysaccharide deacetylase family protein — protein sequence MKQLRNTVIRAGLEVLSRSGVHHLMRPIFAGVGAIFMLHHVRPGRDAEFQPNRHLEVEPEFLRATLQHLRKLDVDLVTMDDVHARLTQRNFARRFACFTFDDGYRDNRDFALPVMREFDAPLTVYVASDFAEGTGRLWWVALEMAIAKASAVEIPFGGNVTRLDTSTPAAKQAAFHRIHDWLRALPGEHDQQREISALCTRHEVDEAAIVRDLCLSWHELKPFADDPLVNIGAHTISHCNLARQSEESATLEIATSRARIETALQRPLLHFAYPYGDRRAAGVREFALTKTAGFKTAVTTRPGMIYPESADHLTALQRVSLNGNYQDVRILPVLTSGAATAMWNGFRRIDAA from the coding sequence ATGAAGCAGCTCCGAAACACCGTTATCCGGGCCGGACTGGAAGTGCTTTCTCGCTCAGGCGTGCATCACCTAATGCGACCAATCTTCGCAGGTGTCGGCGCCATTTTCATGCTGCACCACGTCCGCCCGGGCCGCGACGCCGAATTCCAGCCCAACCGTCATCTCGAGGTCGAGCCGGAGTTCCTGCGCGCGACGCTACAGCATTTGCGCAAGCTCGATGTCGATCTCGTCACCATGGACGACGTGCATGCGCGGCTTACGCAACGCAATTTCGCGCGGCGTTTCGCCTGTTTCACCTTCGACGACGGTTATCGCGACAACCGCGATTTCGCACTGCCGGTGATGCGCGAATTTGACGCGCCTCTTACCGTCTATGTCGCCAGCGATTTCGCCGAAGGCACCGGCCGGCTGTGGTGGGTCGCGCTCGAGATGGCGATTGCCAAGGCATCCGCGGTCGAGATTCCCTTCGGCGGCAACGTCACACGCCTCGACACCTCGACACCGGCGGCCAAGCAGGCCGCCTTCCACCGGATTCACGACTGGCTGCGCGCGCTGCCCGGCGAACATGACCAGCAACGCGAAATTTCTGCGCTATGCACGCGCCATGAGGTGGACGAGGCCGCCATCGTCCGCGACCTCTGCCTGTCTTGGCACGAATTGAAACCGTTCGCGGACGATCCGCTGGTCAATATCGGCGCGCATACCATCAGCCATTGCAACCTCGCGCGGCAGAGCGAGGAGAGCGCTACGCTCGAAATCGCCACCAGCCGCGCGCGGATCGAGACTGCGCTGCAGCGGCCCCTGCTGCATTTCGCCTACCCCTATGGCGACCGCCGCGCCGCCGGGGTGCGCGAATTCGCGTTGACGAAAACGGCGGGATTCAAGACCGCGGTCACGACGCGGCCGGGCATGATCTATCCGGAAAGCGCCGACCATCTGACGGCGCTGCAGCGGGTCTCGCTCAACGGCAACTACCAGGACGTCCGCATCCTCCCCGTCCTGACCTCCGGCGCCGCCACCGCGATGTGGAACGGCTTTCGCCGCATCGACGCGGCGTAG
- a CDS encoding SDR family oxidoreductase: MFKDLFSLKGRIAVVTGGSRGIGKMIAAGFLAQGAAKVYITARKAGPCEATAKELSAAYDGECIALPIDISTVEGCDRLAAEIIKLEPKLDILVNNAGAAWGAEFDEFPESGWDKVMDLNVKSLFFLTKALAKPLRAAASHERPAKVINVASIDGIFVNPGETYSYAASKAAVIHLTRRMATKLIKDSINVTAIAPGAFASDMNRAARDRSDELAGRIPAKRIGTEEDMAGVAIYLASRAGDYVVGNTIAVDGGVVYANAGLEIAG; this comes from the coding sequence ATGTTCAAGGATCTGTTTTCGCTGAAAGGCCGGATCGCGGTCGTGACCGGCGGGTCGCGCGGCATCGGCAAGATGATCGCGGCGGGATTCCTCGCCCAGGGGGCGGCGAAGGTCTACATCACCGCGCGCAAGGCCGGGCCCTGCGAGGCGACCGCGAAAGAGCTCTCCGCCGCCTATGACGGCGAATGCATCGCGCTGCCGATCGACATCTCAACGGTCGAAGGCTGCGACAGGCTCGCCGCCGAAATCATCAAGCTGGAGCCGAAGCTCGACATCCTCGTCAACAATGCGGGTGCGGCGTGGGGCGCGGAGTTCGACGAATTCCCCGAAAGCGGCTGGGACAAGGTCATGGACCTCAACGTCAAGTCGCTGTTCTTCCTGACCAAGGCGCTGGCCAAGCCGCTGCGCGCGGCGGCAAGCCACGAGCGGCCCGCCAAGGTCATCAACGTCGCCTCGATCGACGGCATCTTCGTCAACCCGGGCGAGACCTATTCCTACGCCGCGAGCAAGGCCGCCGTGATCCACCTGACGCGGCGCATGGCGACGAAACTGATCAAGGACAGCATCAACGTCACCGCGATCGCGCCGGGTGCGTTCGCCTCCGACATGAACCGGGCCGCGCGCGACCGCTCGGACGAACTCGCCGGACGGATTCCGGCCAAGCGCATCGGAACCGAAGAGGATATGGCGGGGGTCGCGATCTATCTCGCCTCGCGCGCCGGCGATTACGTGGTCGGCAACACCATCGCGGTCGATGGCGGCGTGGTCTACGCGAATGCGGGGCTGGAGATCGCGGGGTAG